A stretch of the Lytechinus variegatus isolate NC3 chromosome 5, Lvar_3.0, whole genome shotgun sequence genome encodes the following:
- the LOC121414940 gene encoding uncharacterized protein LOC121414940, with protein MLIWHLQRFPQHVFIIPAFIALVSLTGLIAGMGSEIEKRTRREVSESLSSPETSLVILPGGVSCQSITNLDGTKIQLLPKLIFVIQSHLGLSVQHLICRLPDCYKSPCTNGNCEETNDGHRCVCPQGSIGGSCEMIDPTTTTSATITNRPSMSSPIQDATTLSASEFISTQITTTSISSNAKIFVTDIGVVS; from the exons ATG CTTATTTGGCACCTTCAACGATTTCCTCAGCATGTTTTCATCATACCAGCATTCATCGCACTTGTCTCCTTGACAG GCCTAATTGCAGGAATGGGTTCAGAAATCGAGAAAAGGACGCGACGGGAAGTATCAGAATCGTTGAGTTCACCTGAAACTAGCTTGGTCATCCTGCCTGGAGGAGTTTCATGTCAGTCGATTACAAATTTGGATGGGACCAAAATACAACTTCTACCCAAACTTATCTTCGTAATACAATCCCATCTAGGCCTATCGGTTCAGCATCTCATTTGCCGATTACCTG aTTGCTACAAAAGCCCATGTACGAATGGTAATTGTGAAGAAACAAATGACGGACACAGGTGTGTTTGTCCCCAAGGATCAATAGGAGGAAGCTGCGAAATGATTG acCCAACTACTACAACGTCTGCTACCATTACCAATAGGCCTTCTATGAGTAGTCCTATACAGGATGCAACAACATTGTCTGCGTCAGAATTCATCAGCACACAAATTACAACGACATCAATCT CATCGAATGCAAAGATCTTTGTTACAGATATCG GGGTAGTAAGTTAA
- the LOC121415694 gene encoding uncharacterized protein LOC121415694: MMTYSFHEEDTEQNEIRGIAVAEESHNLYMASTNPPKITYINIDLVETGVHWDFAWLSDEPGSLEVDDELGFLYWSMKGNIQRKRLMPGGGFIQTIYNKSMNTDLLEITGLSIDLSRNPRRIFFCDFDQIFYKDVTSPFNTSEAVEIAGDMMNLREIRFFNGMLYWTKALEDKAIAVLKDYEHANRSFNTLQNTDGVTPFKFVIVKT, from the exons ATGATGACTTACAGTTTTCACGAAGAGGACACAGAACAGAACG aaataagAGGAATTGCTGTAGCAGAGGAATCTCACAATCTATACATGGCGAGTACAAATCCTCCAAAAATAACATACATAAATATTGATCTGGTAGAAACTGGGGTTCATTGGGATTTTGCGTGGTTGTCTGATGAACCGGGATCTTTAGAAGTTGATGACGAACTGGG ATTCCTGTATTGGTCAATGAAAGGAAATATCCAACGCAAACGTCTAATGCCAGGAGGCGGTTTCATACAAACCATATACAACAAGTCCATGAACACAGACCTGCTAGAGATCACTGGACTAAGCATTGATCTCAGTC GAAATCCACGACGCATATTTTTCTGCGACTTCGACCAAATTTTTTACAAGGACGTGACATCACCTTTCAACACATCTGAAGCAGTGGAAATAGCCGGGGACATGATGAACCTTAGAGAAATCAGATTCTTCAATGGCATGCTGTATTGGACAAAAGCATTAGAGGATAAAGCGATCGCTGTATTGAAAGATTATGAACACGCCAACAGATCATTCAACACCCTTCAAAACACTGACGGAGTTACACCCTTCAAGTTTGTCATTGTTAAAACTTAG